A genomic segment from Pseudomonas sp. M30-35 encodes:
- a CDS encoding heavy metal translocating P-type ATPase has protein sequence MASPTPCYHCGLPAPAGGHFCAEILGESREMCCPGCQAVAEAIVAGGLEHYYKHRSESATNPQELPQALPDELLLFDRAEVQEPFVQHQGDISETCLLIEGISCAACGWLIEKHLRGMPGVTDARLNLSNHRLIVSWADSQVALSQLLSELRKIGYAGHPWQADEAALQLANDNRKAMRQLGLAGLLWFQVMMATMATWPEFNIDLSPELHMILRWVSLFLTTPIIFYCCGQFFRGALRDLRTRHLTMDVSVSLAIGGAYVAGIWSAITGSGELYFDAVGMFAFFLLAGRYLERRARERTAAATAQLVNLLPASCLRLDAHGQTQRILLSELQLGEQVLVQPGALMPADGCIISGQSSVDESVLTGEYLPQPRAEGDHVTAGTLNVEGPLTVEVQALGDATRLSAIVRLLERAQTDKPRLAELADQVSQWFLLFLLLAAAVVGIIWWQIDPSRAFWVVLALLVATCPCALALATPTALTAATGTLHSLGVLLTRGHVLEGLNQIDTVIFDKTGTLTEGKLTLNAIHPLAALDSDSCLALAAALENRSEHPIAKAFGRAAQAAEQVDSFPGQGLHGSIAGQQLRIGQPAFVCTLSGAAVPAIPGENGQWLLLGDEQGPLAWFVLDDRLRSDATDLIATCKERDWEVLLMSGDSSPMVTQIAAQLGIEDARGGMTPDDKLAALNVLHQNGRRVLMLGDGVNDVPVLAGADISVAMGSATDLAKTSADAVLLSNRLGSLIDAFKLAHRTRRIIIENLIWAALYNGLVLPFAAFGLITPLWAAVGMSISSLLVVLNALRLTRH, from the coding sequence ATGGCCAGTCCCACTCCTTGCTATCACTGCGGTTTACCAGCTCCTGCTGGCGGCCACTTCTGCGCTGAAATACTCGGTGAAAGCCGCGAAATGTGCTGCCCGGGCTGCCAAGCTGTAGCCGAAGCAATTGTCGCTGGCGGGCTGGAGCACTATTACAAACACCGCAGCGAGTCGGCCACCAACCCGCAAGAGCTACCGCAGGCACTACCTGATGAGTTACTGCTGTTTGATCGCGCAGAAGTGCAAGAGCCCTTCGTGCAGCATCAAGGCGATATCAGTGAGACCTGCCTGCTGATCGAAGGCATTAGCTGTGCGGCGTGCGGCTGGCTGATCGAGAAACACCTGCGCGGCATGCCCGGCGTCACTGATGCACGGCTTAACCTGTCCAACCATCGGTTGATTGTGAGTTGGGCAGATAGCCAGGTTGCACTGAGCCAATTGCTCAGTGAGCTGCGCAAAATTGGTTATGCCGGTCACCCTTGGCAAGCCGATGAGGCGGCCCTGCAACTCGCCAATGACAACCGCAAGGCCATGCGCCAACTGGGTCTCGCTGGCCTGCTGTGGTTCCAGGTGATGATGGCAACGATGGCGACGTGGCCAGAATTCAATATCGACCTAAGCCCTGAACTGCACATGATCTTGCGCTGGGTCAGCCTGTTTTTGACCACGCCAATTATCTTTTACTGTTGCGGGCAATTCTTTCGTGGCGCACTGCGCGACCTGCGCACCCGCCACTTGACCATGGACGTGTCGGTTTCACTGGCGATTGGCGGTGCTTATGTCGCAGGCATCTGGTCTGCGATCACTGGCAGCGGCGAGTTGTATTTCGACGCAGTGGGCATGTTTGCCTTCTTTTTGCTCGCCGGACGTTATCTCGAACGGCGCGCCCGTGAACGCACGGCGGCAGCCACTGCGCAGCTGGTTAACCTGCTGCCAGCATCCTGCTTGCGTCTCGATGCGCACGGTCAAACCCAGCGCATTTTGCTCAGCGAATTACAGCTCGGCGAACAGGTATTGGTGCAACCGGGAGCATTGATGCCAGCAGATGGCTGCATCATCAGTGGTCAGTCCAGTGTCGATGAGTCGGTGCTCACCGGGGAATACCTGCCGCAACCACGCGCTGAAGGCGATCACGTCACCGCAGGCACACTCAATGTCGAAGGCCCGCTGACCGTTGAAGTACAAGCCCTGGGTGATGCCACCCGCTTATCTGCAATCGTACGCCTGCTCGAACGCGCCCAGACTGACAAGCCGCGCCTCGCCGAGTTGGCAGACCAAGTCTCGCAATGGTTTCTGTTGTTCCTGCTGCTGGCTGCTGCAGTAGTCGGGATCATTTGGTGGCAAATTGATCCATCACGCGCATTTTGGGTGGTGCTCGCCCTACTCGTCGCTACCTGCCCCTGCGCACTGGCGTTAGCCACCCCCACGGCCCTTACCGCAGCGACGGGCACCTTGCACTCACTTGGTGTGTTGCTGACTCGGGGCCATGTGCTCGAAGGTCTTAACCAGATCGATACGGTTATTTTTGATAAAACCGGCACGCTAACGGAAGGCAAGCTCACGCTTAATGCGATCCACCCGCTCGCTGCACTTGATAGCGACAGCTGCCTGGCGCTTGCGGCGGCGCTGGAGAACCGTTCAGAACACCCGATAGCCAAAGCCTTTGGCCGCGCCGCTCAAGCCGCTGAGCAAGTCGACAGTTTCCCCGGTCAAGGCTTGCACGGCTCTATTGCGGGTCAGCAACTGCGCATTGGCCAGCCAGCATTTGTCTGCACCCTAAGCGGCGCAGCGGTCCCAGCCATTCCCGGCGAAAATGGCCAGTGGTTATTGCTCGGTGATGAGCAAGGGCCACTGGCCTGGTTTGTGCTTGATGATCGCCTGCGCTCTGACGCAACTGATCTGATAGCGACCTGCAAGGAGCGCGACTGGGAAGTATTGTTGATGTCAGGCGACAGCTCGCCCATGGTTACACAGATTGCTGCACAACTCGGCATTGAAGATGCGCGTGGCGGTATGACGCCTGATGACAAACTGGCAGCGCTAAATGTCCTGCACCAGAATGGCCGCCGCGTGCTCATGCTCGGCGATGGGGTCAATGATGTTCCGGTGCTGGCTGGGGCCGATATCAGTGTCGCCATGGGCAGCGCTACCGATCTGGCCAAAACCAGTGCCGATGCAGTGCTTTTGTCCAATCGTTTGGGTAGCCTGATCGATGCATTCAAACTGGCCCATCGCACTCGGCGTATTATCATTGAAAACCTGATCTGGGCCGCGCTGTACAATGGTCTGGTCCTGCCCTTTGCCGCATTCGGCCTGATAACACCTCTTTGGGCGGCGGTGGGCATGTCCATCAGTTCATTACTGGTGGTATTGAACGCTTTACGCCTTACTCGGCACTAA
- the ccoS gene encoding cbb3-type cytochrome oxidase assembly protein CcoS, with translation MPALYILIPIALILVALAIWVFFWAVDSGQYDDLDGPAHSILFDDEDPLHKAGVDEAQKHTSKDKKDA, from the coding sequence ATGCCAGCGCTATACATATTGATCCCGATTGCTCTGATACTCGTCGCGCTAGCGATTTGGGTATTTTTCTGGGCGGTTGACAGTGGTCAATACGACGACCTGGATGGCCCGGCGCACAGCATCCTGTTTGATGATGAAGACCCACTGCACAAAGCCGGTGTAGACGAAGCGCAAAAACATACCAGCAAGGATAAAAAGGATGCTTGA
- a CDS encoding sulfite exporter TauE/SafE family protein, translated as MLELAPLLVSAVILGLLGGGHCLGMCGGLMSALSLAIPPEQRSRRLRLMLAYNLGRISSYTLAGLLIGLAGVAVASSPAAMLLRVAAGILLICMGLYLAGWWSGLTRIEALGRGMWRYIQPLTRHFMPVSSMPRALMLGSLWGWLPCGLVYSTLLWASSQGNALHSAALMLAFGLGTLPVLITTGMAAERVSSFLRIKGVRMAGGLLVILFGIWTLPGPHQHWLMGH; from the coding sequence ATGCTTGAGCTGGCGCCGCTGCTGGTTTCAGCAGTGATTCTGGGCTTGCTAGGCGGAGGCCACTGCCTGGGGATGTGTGGCGGCTTGATGAGCGCCCTGTCCCTCGCTATTCCCCCAGAACAACGCAGCAGGCGCTTGCGGCTGATGCTTGCTTACAATCTAGGGCGAATCAGCAGCTACACCCTCGCCGGCTTGTTGATCGGCTTGGCAGGCGTAGCGGTCGCCTCAAGTCCGGCGGCAATGCTATTGCGTGTAGCCGCTGGCATTTTGCTGATTTGCATGGGCCTGTACCTTGCAGGCTGGTGGAGTGGTCTGACTCGAATTGAAGCACTGGGGCGTGGGATGTGGCGTTATATTCAGCCCTTAACTCGGCACTTCATGCCTGTCAGCAGCATGCCCCGGGCGCTGATGCTCGGCAGTCTGTGGGGATGGCTGCCATGCGGCCTGGTCTACAGCACCCTGCTTTGGGCATCGAGCCAAGGCAATGCGTTGCACAGTGCCGCCTTGATGCTGGCATTTGGTTTAGGCACCCTGCCAGTGCTGATCACTACAGGCATGGCTGCTGAACGCGTCAGCAGCTTTCTGCGGATTAAAGGTGTACGTATGGCTGGCGGCTTGCTGGTCATCCTCTTCGGTATCTGGACCCTTCCCGGACCACACCAGCACTGGTTAATGGGTCACTAA
- the hemN gene encoding oxygen-independent coproporphyrinogen III oxidase, with product MLDAIQWSPELIRRYDHSGPRYTSYPTAMQFHGNIGPIDLVRALRESGKAQQPLSLYVHVPFCANICYYCACNKVITKNRDRAQPYLDAIGREISAISSHLKPGQVVEQLHLGGGTPTFLSHDQLRSLMSDLRKHFTLLDDDSGDYGIEIDPREADWATMGLLRELGFNRISLGVQDLDPQVQRAVNRMQSVEQTLAILDAARALQFRSVNIDLIYGLPLQTPERFAETVAEVIALQPDRLSLFNYAHLPERFKPQRRIADSDLPCSADKLSMLQNSITQLSAAGYRYIGMDHFALADDELAVAQEEGTLQRNFQGYTTHGHCDLIGLGVSAISQIGGLYCQNSSDLNLYQQSLENHQLATQRGLHCNDDDIIRRAIIQQLICHFQLNFADIEHAYNIVFRQYFSDIWPQLQQMAEDGLVVLNEQNISVLPSGRLLVRSLCMLFDTYLCEQNRQRFSRVI from the coding sequence ATGCTCGACGCCATCCAATGGAGTCCTGAACTGATTCGTCGCTATGATCACTCAGGCCCGCGCTATACCTCCTACCCTACCGCCATGCAATTTCACGGCAACATTGGTCCTATCGACTTAGTGCGTGCTCTGCGTGAAAGCGGCAAAGCTCAACAGCCCTTGTCGCTTTACGTTCACGTGCCGTTTTGCGCGAACATTTGCTACTACTGTGCCTGTAACAAAGTCATCACTAAAAACCGTGACCGTGCTCAGCCCTATCTGGATGCCATCGGCCGCGAGATCAGCGCTATCAGTAGCCACCTAAAGCCCGGCCAAGTGGTTGAGCAACTGCATTTAGGCGGTGGAACGCCAACATTTCTCAGTCACGATCAACTGCGCAGTTTGATGAGCGACCTGCGCAAGCACTTCACCCTGCTCGACGACGACTCCGGCGACTACGGTATTGAAATCGATCCGCGTGAGGCTGACTGGGCAACCATGGGGTTGTTGCGCGAGCTCGGCTTCAACCGCATCAGTCTTGGCGTTCAGGACCTGGATCCGCAAGTACAAAGAGCGGTCAACAGGATGCAATCCGTTGAGCAAACTCTAGCCATTCTCGATGCAGCACGCGCTCTGCAATTTCGCTCGGTCAATATCGACTTGATCTATGGCTTACCGCTACAAACGCCCGAGCGATTTGCCGAAACCGTGGCAGAGGTCATTGCCCTGCAGCCGGATCGTTTATCGCTGTTCAACTACGCCCATTTGCCTGAACGCTTCAAGCCACAGCGTCGTATAGCCGATAGCGACTTACCCTGCAGTGCCGACAAATTGAGCATGCTGCAAAATTCGATCACCCAGCTCAGCGCAGCAGGCTATCGCTACATCGGCATGGATCACTTTGCCTTGGCGGATGACGAACTTGCAGTCGCCCAAGAGGAAGGCACTCTGCAACGCAACTTTCAGGGCTACACAACACATGGGCACTGCGACTTGATCGGTTTAGGCGTTTCCGCGATCAGCCAGATAGGCGGGCTTTACTGCCAGAACAGCAGCGACCTCAACCTCTATCAACAAAGCTTGGAAAACCACCAATTAGCTACTCAACGCGGCCTGCACTGTAATGACGACGACATCATTCGGCGCGCGATAATCCAGCAATTGATCTGTCATTTTCAGCTGAACTTCGCTGATATCGAACACGCGTACAACATCGTGTTTCGCCAGTATTTCAGTGATATCTGGCCACAATTGCAGCAGATGGCCGAGGATGGCTTGGTCGTATTGAATGAGCAGAATATCAGCGTCCTACCCAGTGGGCGCTTACTAGTTCGGTCGCTGTGTATGCTTTTCGACACGTATTTATGCGAACAGAATCGTCAGCGTTTCTCACGGGTGATCTAG
- the fnr gene encoding fumarate/nitrate reduction transcriptional regulator Fnr — MTGIIKLHTPHQAHCKDCSLASLCLPLSLNLEDMDALDEIVKRGRPLKKGEFLFRQGDSFGSVFAVRSGALKTFTLSDSGEEQITGFHLPSELIGLSGMDAEVYPVSALALETTSVCEIPFERLDDLTAQLPQLRRQLMRIMSREIRDDQQMMLLLSKKTADERIATFLVNLSARFRARGFSSQQFRLAMSRNEIGNYLGLAVETVSRVFTRFQQNKLLEAEGKEVHIIDPIELCALAGGNIDS, encoded by the coding sequence ATGACCGGAATCATCAAGCTGCATACACCCCATCAAGCTCACTGCAAAGATTGCAGTTTGGCCAGCTTATGCCTGCCACTTTCATTGAACCTAGAGGACATGGACGCGCTTGATGAGATCGTTAAGCGCGGCCGACCACTTAAAAAAGGTGAGTTTCTGTTTCGCCAAGGCGACAGTTTTGGTTCGGTTTTCGCGGTTCGCTCAGGCGCTCTGAAAACCTTTACCCTGAGTGACTCTGGCGAAGAACAGATCACCGGCTTTCACCTGCCCAGTGAGCTGATCGGACTTTCAGGCATGGATGCTGAGGTTTACCCAGTCTCGGCTTTGGCGCTTGAAACAACCTCGGTGTGTGAAATCCCTTTCGAACGCTTGGACGACCTGACCGCTCAGCTGCCACAGCTGCGCCGCCAGCTTATGCGCATCATGAGCCGTGAGATTCGTGACGATCAGCAAATGATGCTGTTGCTATCAAAAAAGACTGCTGATGAACGCATCGCTACCTTTTTGGTCAATCTGTCGGCCCGCTTCCGAGCCCGCGGCTTTTCCTCGCAACAATTTCGCTTGGCCATGTCGCGTAATGAAATAGGCAACTACCTCGGCCTCGCGGTTGAGACTGTCTCGCGCGTGTTTACTCGCTTTCAACAAAACAAACTGCTCGAAGCTGAAGGCAAAGAAGTGCACATC